One region of Polaribacter pectinis genomic DNA includes:
- a CDS encoding NADH:ubiquinone reductase (Na(+)-transporting) subunit D gives MGLLSKKDAKLITDPLADNNPITIQVLGICSALAITAELEASIVMSVSVLFVLGLGNVVISLMRNIIPSKIRIIVQLIVVATLVIIVDLVLKAFAYELSKTLSVFVGLIITNCIIMGRFEAFALGNGPWKSFLDGIGNALGYGVILIVVGFFRELLGSGTLLGFKVLGDPIEKTGLYAIGYENNGFMLLSPMALIVVGIIIWIQRSRNTSLIEEN, from the coding sequence ATGGGACTTTTATCAAAAAAAGACGCAAAATTAATAACAGATCCATTAGCGGATAATAACCCAATTACTATTCAAGTATTAGGTATTTGTTCTGCTTTAGCTATTACAGCAGAGCTAGAAGCTTCAATAGTAATGTCGGTTTCTGTATTATTTGTATTAGGATTAGGAAACGTAGTTATTTCTTTAATGAGAAATATCATTCCATCTAAAATTAGAATTATTGTTCAACTTATTGTAGTTGCAACTTTGGTAATTATTGTTGATTTAGTTCTAAAAGCCTTTGCTTATGAATTAAGTAAAACATTATCCGTTTTCGTAGGATTAATTATTACAAACTGTATTATTATGGGACGTTTTGAGGCTTTTGCTTTAGGAAACGGACCATGGAAATCTTTTTTAGACGGAATTGGTAATGCACTAGGTTATGGTGTAATCTTAATAGTAGTTGGTTTCTTTAGAGAATTATTAGGTTCTGGTACTTTATTAGGATTTAAAGTTTTAGGAGATCCAATCGAAAAAACTGGGTTGTATGCAATAGGGTATGAAAATAACGGGTTTATGTTATTGTCTCCAATGGCATTAATTGTAGTTGGTATAATCATTTGGATTCAACGTAGTAGAAATACATCATTAATAGAAGAAAATTAA
- a CDS encoding DUF5103 domain-containing protein, with amino-acid sequence MMIKKIIFLFSLFTLCSLEAQNIKTIQLRPLQENNFTSIVPLGTVLELSFDDLDADSKEYQYKIEHMTHDWKKSRLLSSQFIDGFDQNYINDATNSFNTLQSYTHYSVRIPNINTVITKSGNYLLSVLNGYNEVVFTRKFVLYENETTVGVSVARSRNTKTLNSQQTVQFIINHPNLKINNPGQEINVAVIKNNNWNEKITDLQPTFFKPNQLVYTYTNKTNFWGGNEYLNFDSKFVRNKSLNIVQIEKKDVFHHYIYPFTYNKYREYRYNPDINGQFVVRTLEAQDSKTESDYAMMHFSLLVDEPFKNKDIYIYGAFNNFSISEENKMEYFPSEKTYKGSFLMKQGFYNYTYATVGDDNIVNTNDVNGTFYETENEYTVLVYYKPFGSFYERVIGVGTGFFNQNR; translated from the coding sequence ATGATGATTAAAAAAATAATATTTCTTTTTTCCCTATTTACCTTGTGTTCTTTAGAAGCACAAAACATTAAAACCATTCAATTAAGACCTTTACAAGAGAACAATTTTACCTCAATTGTGCCTTTAGGAACGGTTTTAGAATTATCTTTTGATGATTTGGATGCAGATAGTAAAGAATATCAATATAAAATAGAACACATGACGCATGACTGGAAAAAAAGCAGATTGCTGTCCAGTCAATTTATAGATGGTTTTGACCAAAATTACATAAATGATGCAACAAATTCTTTTAATACATTACAAAGCTACACGCATTATTCAGTAAGAATTCCCAACATAAATACAGTAATTACTAAAAGCGGAAACTACCTTTTGTCAGTTTTAAATGGCTATAACGAAGTGGTTTTTACCAGAAAATTTGTTTTGTATGAAAACGAAACCACAGTAGGTGTTTCTGTTGCTAGAAGTAGAAATACCAAAACACTAAACTCTCAACAGACTGTTCAATTTATAATAAACCACCCCAACTTAAAAATTAACAATCCAGGGCAAGAAATAAACGTTGCTGTAATAAAAAATAATAATTGGAATGAAAAAATAACAGATTTACAACCTACTTTTTTTAAACCAAATCAGCTTGTATATACCTATACAAACAAAACCAATTTCTGGGGAGGAAATGAATATTTAAACTTCGACAGTAAGTTTGTTAGAAATAAAAGTTTAAACATTGTACAAATTGAAAAGAAAGATGTTTTTCATCACTACATCTATCCTTTTACCTATAACAAATACCGAGAATACAGATACAACCCAGACATTAATGGTCAGTTTGTTGTTAGAACGCTAGAAGCACAAGATTCTAAAACGGAATCTGATTATGCCATGATGCATTTTTCTCTTTTGGTAGATGAACCTTTTAAAAATAAAGACATTTATATCTATGGAGCTTTTAATAATTTTAGCATTTCCGAAGAAAATAAAATGGAATATTTTCCTTCAGAAAAAACATACAAAGGAAGCTTCTTAATGAAACAAGGTTTTTACAATTACACTTATGCAACAGTTGGTGATGATAATATTGTAAATACAAATGATGTTAATGGTACTTTTTATGAAACCGAAAACGAATATACTGTACTAGTTTACTACAAGCCTTTTGGAAGTTTTTATGAACGTGTAATTGGAGTTGGTACAGGTTTTTTCAATCAAAATAGATAA
- a CDS encoding Na(+)-translocating NADH-quinone reductase subunit A, translating to MSKDIRIKKGLDIKLVGQAEKTTTSINLSSVYAVKPEDFHGIVPKLVAKEGAEVKAGETLFYSKSDERILFTSPVSGKVTEVIRGARRKVLAVKITADTNQVHKDFGTKNATSMSAEEVKNHLFTSGCWPFVKQRPYDVVANPNQAPKAIFISAYASAPLAADLDYTLAGKEAELQAAIDAISKLTDGKVHVSVGANSNSPLSGLKGIELHKVSGPHPSGNVSTQIAKIDPINKGEVVWVVTPQDIVVIGELFLTGKLNLTRTVALTGSQFKNPQYVSAIAGATISDVTANNLNDDNTRIISGNVLSGKEVKEDEFLGYYDNQITAIPEGDDYEFFGWNKPIFNKISTSRALTFSWLTPNKKFDLNTNTNGEHRAFVVTGSYEQVFPLDIYPMQLLKAFMYKDLDEMEALGGYEIAPEDFALTEFICVSKQPHQKIIREGLDLMREELG from the coding sequence ATGTCAAAAGACATTCGTATTAAAAAAGGCTTAGATATTAAGCTTGTTGGTCAAGCAGAAAAAACAACTACTTCTATTAATTTAAGTAGTGTTTATGCTGTAAAACCAGAAGACTTTCACGGAATTGTACCTAAACTTGTTGCCAAAGAAGGAGCTGAAGTAAAAGCGGGAGAAACACTTTTTTATTCAAAAAGTGACGAACGAATTTTATTTACAAGCCCCGTTTCTGGTAAAGTTACAGAGGTAATTCGTGGAGCAAGAAGAAAAGTATTAGCGGTAAAAATTACAGCAGACACAAATCAAGTTCATAAAGATTTTGGAACTAAAAATGCGACTTCTATGTCTGCAGAAGAAGTTAAAAATCATTTATTTACTTCTGGTTGTTGGCCTTTTGTAAAACAACGTCCTTATGACGTAGTTGCAAATCCTAATCAAGCACCAAAAGCAATTTTTATTTCGGCTTATGCAAGTGCACCTTTAGCAGCAGATTTAGATTATACTTTAGCTGGTAAAGAAGCAGAATTGCAAGCAGCAATAGATGCTATTTCTAAATTAACTGATGGAAAAGTACATGTTTCTGTAGGCGCTAATTCAAATTCTCCTTTATCAGGTTTAAAAGGAATTGAATTACATAAGGTTTCAGGACCACATCCCTCAGGAAATGTAAGTACTCAAATAGCAAAAATAGATCCTATTAATAAAGGTGAAGTTGTTTGGGTTGTTACACCACAAGATATAGTAGTTATTGGTGAATTATTCTTAACAGGAAAGTTAAATTTAACAAGAACAGTTGCTTTAACAGGATCTCAATTTAAGAATCCACAATATGTATCTGCAATTGCAGGAGCAACTATTTCAGATGTTACTGCAAATAATTTGAATGATGACAATACAAGAATTATCAGCGGAAACGTACTTTCTGGAAAGGAAGTGAAAGAAGATGAGTTTTTAGGTTATTATGACAATCAAATAACGGCAATTCCAGAAGGAGATGACTATGAGTTTTTTGGATGGAACAAACCAATTTTCAATAAAATTTCAACTTCAAGAGCTTTAACTTTTTCTTGGTTAACACCAAACAAAAAATTCGATTTGAACACTAACACAAATGGTGAACATAGAGCTTTTGTAGTAACTGGTTCTTATGAACAGGTTTTTCCTTTAGATATTTATCCAATGCAATTATTAAAAGCATTTATGTATAAAGATTTAGATGAAATGGAAGCTTTAGGAGGTTATGAAATAGCTCCAGAAGATTTTGCACTAACAGAATTTATTTGTGTGTCTAAACAGCCTCATCAAAAGATAATTAGAGAAGGTTTAGATTTAATGAGAGAAGAATTAGGATAA
- a CDS encoding GatB/YqeY domain-containing protein: MSLQKQVMDKMKEAMKAKDTVALQALRAVKSAFLLAKTETGVKEELTAEQELKIIQKQVKQRKDSAAIFAKQGREDLAEPELAEVAILEQFMPEALSEDKIEEVVIATINKVGAAGMKDMGKVMGIVSKELAGQADGKTISTLVKKNLA; the protein is encoded by the coding sequence ATGAGTTTGCAAAAACAAGTAATGGATAAAATGAAAGAAGCAATGAAAGCAAAAGATACAGTTGCTTTACAAGCTTTAAGAGCAGTAAAATCGGCCTTTTTATTAGCGAAAACAGAAACTGGTGTAAAGGAAGAATTAACAGCAGAACAAGAGTTGAAAATTATTCAAAAACAAGTGAAGCAAAGAAAGGATAGTGCAGCTATTTTCGCCAAACAAGGTAGAGAAGATTTAGCAGAACCAGAATTAGCGGAAGTTGCAATTTTAGAACAATTTATGCCAGAAGCATTATCTGAAGATAAAATTGAAGAAGTAGTTATTGCTACAATTAATAAAGTTGGAGCTGCTGGAATGAAAGATATGGGTAAAGTTATGGGTATAGTTTCTAAAGAATTGGCAGGCCAAGCAGATGGAAAAACAATTTCTACTTTGGTAAAAAAGAATTTAGCATAA
- a CDS encoding NADH:ubiquinone reductase (Na(+)-transporting) subunit B, which translates to MGLKQNLHNLKEKYKGTKMAPAFNAIHTFLYLPNEVTHKGGTHIKAADDLKRTMNIVIMALIPCLIFGMFNAGYQHYAAIDGSLRTDVLANFFTFDNLWIGIIKVLPLVIVSYGVGLLVEFIFAVIKGHEVEEGYLVTGMLVPLIVPVDTPLWMLAVAVVFGVVIGKEVFGGTGMNILNPALTIRAFLFFAYPTWMSGDKVWVYDAVERTGTADAISGETILGSYAQNQEVIYSTWDKFAGFIPGSIGETSTLLILLGAAFLIFTKIGSWRIIVSTFIGAAVMGLIFNQIVAADIITESSKFYGLMNTVWWEHLMIGGLAFGAVFMATDPVTASQTNKGKWIYGFLIGFISIMIRVFNPAYPEGVFLAILLMNVFAPTIDHYVVQGNVKKRLKRTKVKTA; encoded by the coding sequence ATGGGCTTAAAACAAAATTTACATAATTTAAAAGAGAAATATAAAGGAACCAAAATGGCACCTGCGTTTAACGCAATCCATACCTTTTTATATTTACCGAACGAAGTTACTCATAAAGGAGGAACTCATATAAAAGCAGCAGACGATTTAAAGCGTACAATGAATATTGTAATTATGGCTTTAATTCCATGTTTGATTTTTGGAATGTTCAATGCAGGTTATCAACATTATGCAGCTATAGACGGTTCTTTAAGAACAGATGTTTTGGCTAATTTTTTCACTTTTGATAATCTTTGGATTGGAATCATAAAAGTATTACCACTAGTAATTGTTTCTTACGGAGTTGGTCTTTTAGTAGAATTTATTTTCGCAGTAATAAAAGGTCATGAAGTAGAAGAAGGTTATTTAGTAACAGGAATGTTAGTTCCATTAATTGTACCTGTAGACACACCTTTATGGATGTTGGCAGTTGCAGTTGTATTTGGAGTTGTAATTGGTAAAGAAGTTTTTGGTGGTACAGGAATGAATATCTTAAACCCAGCTTTAACAATTAGAGCATTCTTATTCTTTGCATATCCAACATGGATGTCTGGAGATAAAGTTTGGGTATATGACGCAGTAGAAAGAACAGGAACTGCAGATGCAATATCAGGAGAAACTATTTTAGGAAGCTACGCACAAAACCAAGAAGTAATTTATTCTACTTGGGACAAGTTTGCAGGTTTTATTCCTGGTTCTATTGGAGAAACTTCAACTTTATTAATATTATTAGGTGCAGCATTTTTAATTTTTACAAAAATTGGAAGCTGGAGAATTATTGTTTCAACATTTATTGGAGCAGCAGTAATGGGCTTAATTTTCAATCAAATTGTAGCAGCAGATATTATTACAGAATCTAGTAAGTTTTACGGATTAATGAACACAGTTTGGTGGGAACACTTAATGATTGGTGGTTTAGCATTCGGAGCCGTTTTTATGGCAACTGATCCTGTAACAGCATCGCAAACAAATAAAGGAAAATGGATTTACGGTTTCTTAATTGGTTTTATATCAATAATGATACGTGTATTTAATCCTGCATATCCAGAAGGCGTATTTTTAGCAATTTTATTGATGAATGTATTCGCTCCAACAATAGACCATTATGTGGTTCAAGGAAACGTAAAGAAAAGATTAAAACGTACTAAAGTTAAAACTGCCTAA
- the nqrE gene encoding NADH:ubiquinone reductase (Na(+)-transporting) subunit E yields the protein MEHIELFFKSIFIDNMVFATFLGMCSYLAVSKKVATAVGLGAAVIFVLAVTVPLNWLLDQYILQEGALSWLGEEYAAYDLSFLSFIMFIATIATMVQLVEIIVEKFSPSLYNSLGIFLPLIAVNCAILGGSLFMQSREIPTLGLSLTYGVGSGIGWFLAILAIAAIREKIRYSSVPPALRGLGITFIITGLMAIGFMSFGGMLTGGDEKGEPSTEPKVTLQETKEEIKKEDAKEIVAENLNTNKQ from the coding sequence ATGGAACATATAGAATTATTTTTCAAATCGATATTTATAGACAACATGGTATTTGCTACATTTTTAGGAATGTGTTCTTACCTTGCTGTATCTAAAAAAGTAGCTACAGCTGTAGGTTTAGGAGCTGCTGTTATTTTTGTATTAGCAGTAACTGTACCTTTAAACTGGTTATTAGATCAATACATTTTACAAGAAGGAGCTTTGTCTTGGTTAGGTGAAGAATATGCAGCTTATGATTTAAGTTTTTTATCATTTATCATGTTTATTGCAACAATTGCAACCATGGTTCAGTTGGTAGAAATTATTGTTGAAAAATTTTCACCTTCATTATACAATTCATTAGGTATTTTCTTACCATTAATTGCAGTTAACTGTGCAATTTTAGGAGGAAGTTTATTTATGCAATCAAGAGAAATTCCAACATTAGGTTTATCATTAACTTACGGAGTTGGTTCTGGAATTGGATGGTTTTTAGCAATTTTAGCAATAGCAGCTATTCGTGAGAAAATTCGTTATTCAAGTGTTCCTCCAGCTTTAAGAGGTTTAGGAATTACTTTTATTATAACAGGATTAATGGCAATTGGTTTTATGAGTTTTGGTGGAATGTTAACTGGTGGAGATGAAAAGGGAGAACCTTCTACAGAGCCAAAAGTTACATTACAAGAAACAAAAGAAGAAATTAAAAAAGAGGATGCTAAAGAAATTGTAGCAGAAAACTTAAATACAAACAAGCAGTAA
- the msrB gene encoding peptide-methionine (R)-S-oxide reductase MsrB, whose amino-acid sequence MLTWKDIIHFANNGGPSPDKRVEKTEEEWRALLTSEQFRITRKAGTEAPNSGDSCSAHDAGKYNCVCCNTPLFDSSIKFDSGSGWPSFSQPIKENAIKYIKDVSFGMIRVEVQCNTCDAHQGHVFPDGPEPSGLRYCINSESMKLQE is encoded by the coding sequence ATGTTAACTTGGAAAGACATCATACATTTTGCAAATAACGGTGGACCATCACCAGACAAACGTGTTGAAAAAACTGAAGAGGAATGGAGAGCATTATTAACTTCAGAACAATTTAGAATTACTAGAAAAGCAGGAACAGAAGCTCCTAATTCTGGAGATTCATGTAGTGCTCACGATGCTGGTAAATACAACTGTGTTTGTTGTAATACGCCTTTATTCGATTCGTCAATAAAATTCGATTCAGGTTCTGGCTGGCCAAGTTTTTCTCAACCAATAAAAGAAAATGCAATTAAATATATAAAAGATGTATCTTTTGGTATGATTCGCGTAGAAGTGCAGTGTAATACTTGCGATGCTCACCAAGGACATGTTTTTCCTGATGGACCAGAACCAAGTGGATTAAGGTATTGCATTAATTCAGAATCTATGAAACTCCAAGAATAA
- a CDS encoding NRDE family protein, which translates to MCTVTYLPLANNNFILTSNRDETPLRKTIPPKKYIENGVELTYPKDELAGGTWIGLSEKKRLVCLLNGGFTIHKRKDSYKMSRGIIVKNILTNENALNYIETFDFNDIEPFTLVFVDWNKGLETYELVWDGEIKHFKKLPQEPKIWSSSTLYTQEMKELRKDWFANFLKENHEFHQQKIIEFHKNENLGTVETSPKMKRHLVETVSITSVKKTALEINMQYLDFLN; encoded by the coding sequence ATGTGCACAGTTACTTATTTACCTCTTGCTAATAATAATTTTATTTTAACTTCAAATAGAGATGAAACTCCTTTGAGAAAAACAATTCCACCAAAAAAATATATAGAAAATGGTGTGGAATTAACCTACCCAAAAGATGAATTAGCTGGAGGAACTTGGATTGGTTTAAGTGAAAAAAAACGATTGGTTTGTTTGTTAAATGGTGGATTTACAATTCATAAAAGAAAAGATTCTTATAAAATGAGTAGAGGAATTATTGTAAAAAATATCCTTACAAATGAAAATGCGCTTAATTATATAGAAACCTTCGATTTTAATGATATAGAACCTTTTACGCTTGTTTTTGTAGATTGGAATAAAGGTTTGGAAACCTACGAGTTAGTTTGGGACGGAGAAATTAAACATTTTAAAAAATTACCACAAGAACCTAAAATTTGGTCTTCTTCAACATTATATACCCAAGAAATGAAAGAATTAAGAAAAGATTGGTTTGCAAATTTTTTAAAAGAAAACCATGAGTTTCATCAACAAAAAATAATAGAATTTCATAAAAATGAAAATTTAGGAACTGTTGAAACTTCACCAAAAATGAAGCGTCATTTAGTAGAAACTGTAAGTATTACTTCAGTTAAAAAAACAGCTTTAGAAATTAATATGCAGTATCTAGATTTCCTTAATTAA
- the nqrF gene encoding NADH:ubiquinone reductase (Na(+)-transporting) subunit F has protein sequence MILAAGTTGTILATVAAFLAIVLILVTLLLFVKQKLSPSGPVTLTINGERKIEVASGSTLLTTLGNEKIFLPSACGGGGSCVQCECHVNSGGGEALPTETPHFTRKELKHGIRLACQVKVKQDMDISIPEEIFGIKKWDATVVRNYNVASFIKEFVVEIPEDMGYKAGGYIQIEIPPCEVKFSEMDITAHPEEHETPDKFEAEWDKFKLRPLVMKNNEVVERAYSMASYPAEGREIMLNVRIATPPFDRAKGGWMDVNPGVASSYIFNLKKGDKCVISGPYGEFFINESEAEMLYVGGGAGMAPMRSHLYHLFRTLKTGRKVTYWYGGRSKAELFYIEHFRALEKDFPNFKFFIALSDPLDSDNWKVKKDISDDAGDGFVGFIHNCVIDNYLSLHESPEDLELYFCGPPLMNKAVQKMGEDFGLADENIRFDDFGG, from the coding sequence ATGATATTAGCAGCAGGTACTACAGGAACTATTTTAGCAACAGTAGCAGCTTTTTTAGCTATTGTGTTAATATTAGTAACGTTATTATTATTTGTAAAACAAAAATTATCTCCTTCTGGTCCAGTAACATTGACTATTAATGGAGAAAGAAAAATAGAAGTTGCTTCTGGAAGCACACTTTTAACAACTTTAGGAAACGAGAAAATATTCTTACCATCTGCATGTGGAGGTGGAGGTTCTTGTGTACAATGTGAGTGTCATGTTAATTCTGGTGGAGGTGAAGCTTTGCCAACAGAAACACCTCACTTTACACGTAAAGAATTAAAACATGGTATACGTTTAGCTTGTCAAGTTAAAGTAAAACAAGACATGGATATTTCTATTCCAGAAGAAATTTTTGGAATTAAGAAATGGGATGCAACTGTTGTAAGAAATTACAATGTAGCATCTTTCATTAAAGAATTTGTTGTGGAAATTCCAGAAGATATGGGTTACAAAGCAGGTGGATATATTCAAATTGAAATTCCTCCTTGTGAAGTAAAGTTTTCTGAAATGGACATAACTGCACATCCAGAAGAACATGAAACTCCAGATAAATTCGAAGCTGAATGGGACAAATTTAAGTTGAGACCATTAGTAATGAAAAACAACGAAGTTGTTGAAAGAGCATATTCTATGGCTTCTTATCCTGCAGAAGGAAGAGAAATTATGTTAAATGTACGTATCGCAACTCCGCCATTTGATAGAGCAAAAGGTGGCTGGATGGATGTAAATCCTGGTGTTGCATCTTCTTATATTTTCAACTTGAAAAAAGGAGATAAATGTGTAATTTCTGGACCTTATGGAGAATTCTTCATTAACGAATCTGAAGCAGAAATGCTTTATGTTGGAGGTGGAGCAGGAATGGCACCAATGCGTTCTCACTTATATCACTTGTTCAGAACTTTAAAAACAGGTAGAAAAGTAACTTATTGGTATGGTGGACGTTCAAAAGCTGAATTATTCTACATTGAACACTTTAGAGCTTTAGAAAAAGATTTTCCAAACTTTAAATTCTTCATCGCATTATCAGATCCTTTGGATTCAGATAATTGGAAAGTAAAGAAAGATATTAGTGATGATGCTGGAGATGGTTTCGTAGGATTCATACACAATTGTGTAATAGATAATTACTTAAGCCTTCATGAATCTCCAGAAGATTTAGAATTGTATTTCTGTGGCCCACCATTAATGAACAAAGCAGTTCAGAAAATGGGAGAAGACTTTGGTCTTGCAGATGAAAACATTAGGTTTGACGACTTTGGAGGATAG
- the apaG gene encoding Co2+/Mg2+ efflux protein ApaG, with amino-acid sequence MVQQITKGIKISVKTKHNGISYRNNRLCHVFSYFITIENTSTETVKLTDRFWKIYDSLNKTEIVSGEGVVGQTPILKPNDVYTYSSGCLLESNVGSMKGFYTMINLDTFEQFKVIIPTFQLTTTTLSN; translated from the coding sequence ATGGTACAACAAATTACAAAAGGAATTAAAATCTCTGTAAAAACAAAACACAATGGTATTAGCTATAGAAATAATAGATTGTGCCATGTATTTTCGTACTTTATAACTATTGAAAACACTTCTACAGAAACCGTAAAACTAACAGATAGATTTTGGAAAATTTACGACTCTCTTAATAAAACAGAAATTGTAAGCGGAGAAGGTGTTGTAGGACAAACACCAATATTAAAACCAAACGACGTTTACACCTATAGTTCTGGTTGCCTTTTAGAATCTAATGTTGGTTCTATGAAAGGTTTTTACACGATGATAAATCTTGACACTTTTGAGCAATTTAAAGTAATTATACCAACTTTTCAACTAACAACAACTACACTATCAAACTAA
- a CDS encoding Na(+)-translocating NADH-quinone reductase subunit C produces the protein MSKRTDSNGYTMVFAVIMVLIVGSLLAFLASSLKPTIKENERIEKQQNILYAMGINENDDSSANFVSTEVAGDEFKKYITKQLVIVVEGDKIVKQQNRAEYMAENNKQEPYLIDVKKQQTLAKEGKQRKLPLFVGEKDGKTFYVAPIRGKGLWDAIWGYVSMDENMVVQGAYFDHKGETPGLGANIKQRYFMDDFIGEHLLDDSGYFQGITVAKGNNDPKNEEKTDYEVDAIAGATITGDGVSAMIKKDLAMYVPYFKTLKK, from the coding sequence ATGAGTAAGAGAACAGATAGTAATGGATATACAATGGTTTTCGCCGTAATTATGGTGTTAATCGTTGGTTCTTTGTTAGCTTTTTTAGCATCGTCTTTAAAACCTACAATCAAAGAAAACGAAAGAATAGAAAAGCAGCAAAACATTTTGTATGCTATGGGTATAAATGAAAATGATGATTCTAGTGCAAATTTTGTTTCGACAGAAGTTGCAGGAGATGAGTTTAAGAAATATATCACAAAACAATTAGTTATAGTTGTTGAAGGTGATAAAATTGTTAAACAGCAGAATAGGGCAGAATATATGGCTGAAAACAATAAACAAGAACCTTATTTAATTGATGTTAAAAAGCAACAAACATTAGCCAAAGAAGGGAAACAAAGAAAGTTACCTTTATTTGTTGGTGAGAAAGATGGTAAAACATTTTATGTAGCACCAATTAGAGGAAAAGGTCTTTGGGATGCAATTTGGGGATATGTTTCTATGGATGAAAATATGGTTGTACAAGGAGCATATTTCGATCATAAAGGAGAAACACCTGGTTTAGGAGCAAACATCAAACAACGTTACTTTATGGACGATTTTATTGGTGAACATTTGTTAGACGATTCTGGTTATTTCCAAGGAATTACTGTTGCCAAAGGTAACAACGATCCAAAGAACGAAGAAAAAACAGATTATGAAGTAGATGCAATTGCTGGTGCAACAATTACTGGTGATGGTGTTTCTGCAATGATTAAGAAAGATTTGGCAATGTATGTGCCATATTTTAAAACATTAAAAAAATAA
- a CDS encoding Na(+)-translocating NADH-quinone reductase subunit F: MKTSRRLEQALIKLYNAFHNNKLNPEDCTACAVGNILDNHDSWKHLSNEHGSLELSYVGRVHQNLGRKFNGYSPQEILQIEKVFLEACGFKTPLCHYNSKPLNPRSKEVLFNGLSAVIALLCKLDNTTNIMDYSKLFEQDNGEPTYHLDTFLN; encoded by the coding sequence ATGAAAACATCTAGAAGATTAGAACAAGCTTTAATTAAACTGTATAATGCTTTTCATAATAATAAACTAAACCCAGAAGATTGTACAGCTTGTGCTGTTGGTAATATTTTAGACAATCATGATAGTTGGAAACATCTTTCTAATGAACATGGCTCTTTAGAATTAAGTTACGTGGGTAGAGTTCATCAAAATTTAGGAAGAAAATTTAATGGCTATTCTCCACAAGAAATATTACAAATAGAAAAAGTGTTTTTAGAAGCTTGCGGTTTTAAAACTCCTTTATGTCATTACAATTCTAAACCTTTAAACCCAAGAAGTAAAGAAGTTCTATTTAATGGTTTATCTGCAGTTATAGCATTATTGTGCAAATTAGATAATACTACTAATATTATGGATTATTCTAAATTGTTTGAACAAGATAATGGCGAACCTACTTATCACTTAGATACTTTTTTAAATTAA
- a CDS encoding retropepsin-like aspartic protease produces the protein MKRIEKILKKNKYIKIKLKQIATNHLELKASINDVKGRFILDTGASNSCVGIDLIAHFNLIAEESETKAAGAGATDMETQKSENNSLKIGDWKTNKCHLVLFNLSHVNTALTQHKAKEVHGIIGADILQKGKAFIDYKKNVLYLKKTKK, from the coding sequence ATGAAACGTATTGAAAAAATCTTAAAAAAGAATAAATACATTAAAATAAAATTAAAACAAATTGCTACGAATCATTTAGAATTGAAAGCATCAATAAACGATGTTAAAGGCAGGTTTATTTTAGATACAGGAGCATCAAACTCTTGTGTAGGAATCGATTTAATAGCGCATTTTAATTTAATTGCAGAAGAAAGTGAAACCAAAGCTGCTGGTGCGGGAGCTACAGACATGGAAACTCAAAAATCTGAAAACAATTCTTTAAAAATTGGAGATTGGAAAACAAACAAATGTCATTTGGTGTTATTCAATTTATCGCATGTAAATACAGCCTTAACACAACATAAAGCAAAAGAAGTACACGGAATTATTGGTGCAGATATTCTACAAAAAGGGAAAGCTTTTATAGATTATAAAAAGAATGTATTGTACTTAAAGAAAACAAAGAAATAA